One part of the Anguilla rostrata isolate EN2019 unplaced genomic scaffold, ASM1855537v3 scaf1153, whole genome shotgun sequence genome encodes these proteins:
- the LOC135247214 gene encoding ribonuclease inhibitor-like — protein MSEEILDEFDSRTYNTSAAGHERLVPVVRHCRKAILNSCDLSEKSCEIVASALQSSNSPLRDLDLGYTNLGDSGVELLFAGLMNPNCELQRLGLNSCDVTEKSCEIVASALQSSNSPLKDLDLSYNNLGDSGVKLLCAGLMSPNCKLQRLDLSYNNLGDSGVKLLCAGLMSPNCKLQRLE, from the exons atgtcagaggagatcctggatgagtttgactcaaggacctacaacacatcagcagcaggtcacGAGAGACTGGTACCAGTAGTCAGGCACTGCAGaaaggccat actgaacagctgtgacctctcagagaagtcctgtgaaattgtggcctcagctctccagtcatcaaactcacccctgagagatctggacctcggCTACactaacctgggagattcaggagtggagctgctctttGCTGGACTGATGAATCCAAACTGtgaactacagagactggg actgaacagctgtgatgtcacagagaagtcctgtgaaattgtggcctcagctctccagtcatcaaactcacccctgaaagatctggacctcagctacaataacctgggagattcaggagtgaagctactctgtgctggactgatgagtccaaactgtaaactacagagactggacctcagctacaataacctgggagattcaggagtgaagctgctctgtgctggactgatgagtccaaactgtaaactacagagactggagtga